A genomic window from Halomonas sp. LR3S48 includes:
- a CDS encoding MlaE family ABC transporter permease gives MPVTASRPGMLEQDAHRLSAVGDWTLPHYARLREAVAKVHEAESVDLQQLGELDTAGAALLVDLLGPDSVRDIAQWAPNLPVERQALLKAVAEATRTPSFAPPAPRSSPLEALAGLGQVVESLARQQLKLAAFIGLTLSTLLATLITPWRWRITSLVAHVQQTGLNAIPIVALLTFLVGAVVAFLGATVLRDFGATVYTVNLVTYSFLREFGVLLAAILLAGRTASAFTAQIGSMKANEELDALRAQGLNPIELLVLPRVLAMMVSLPILSLVGMLSGMLGGALVCAMALDITSTQFLTILQRDIPLRHFAVGMGKAPLFAFVIAVIGCLEGFKAGASAQSVGEHTTSSVVQSIFMVILLDALAALFFMEMGW, from the coding sequence ATGCCCGTCACCGCATCTCGTCCCGGCATGCTGGAGCAGGATGCCCATCGTCTGAGCGCCGTTGGCGACTGGACGCTGCCACACTATGCCAGGCTGCGGGAAGCCGTGGCCAAGGTTCACGAGGCGGAATCGGTCGACTTGCAGCAACTCGGAGAGCTGGATACCGCCGGAGCCGCCCTGCTGGTCGACCTGCTGGGTCCCGACAGCGTGCGCGACATCGCCCAATGGGCGCCGAACTTGCCTGTCGAACGACAGGCGCTGCTCAAGGCCGTTGCCGAGGCCACGCGGACCCCTTCGTTTGCCCCACCGGCGCCCCGCAGCAGCCCGCTGGAGGCCCTGGCTGGGCTCGGACAGGTCGTAGAGTCGCTTGCCCGTCAGCAGCTCAAGCTCGCCGCCTTCATCGGGCTGACACTGAGTACGCTGTTGGCCACACTGATCACGCCCTGGCGCTGGCGGATCACATCGCTGGTGGCGCACGTCCAGCAGACCGGTCTCAACGCCATTCCCATCGTGGCCCTTCTCACCTTTCTCGTCGGCGCGGTAGTGGCCTTCCTCGGCGCCACGGTGCTGCGCGATTTCGGCGCGACCGTCTATACCGTCAATCTGGTGACCTACTCCTTCCTGCGCGAGTTCGGTGTACTGCTGGCGGCGATACTGCTGGCCGGCCGCACCGCCAGTGCCTTCACCGCCCAGATCGGCTCGATGAAGGCCAACGAGGAGCTCGACGCGCTACGCGCACAGGGACTGAACCCCATAGAACTGCTGGTGCTACCCAGGGTGCTGGCAATGATGGTCAGCCTGCCGATCCTGTCCCTGGTCGGTATGCTCAGCGGCATGCTGGGCGGGGCGCTGGTATGTGCCATGGCGCTCGACATCACCTCCACCCAGTTCCTCACCATCCTGCAGCGCGACATTCCGCTGCGCCACTTCGCGGTGGGGATGGGCAAGGCCCCGCTGTTCGCCTTCGTCATCGCCGTGATCGGCTGCCTGGAAGGCTTCAAGGCCGGCGCCAGCGCCCAGTCGGTCGGGGAGCACACCACTTCGAGCGTGGTTCAGTCGATCTTCATGGTGATTCTGCTTGATGCGCTGGCGGCGCTGTTCTTCATGGAGATGGGCTGGTGA
- a CDS encoding IclR family transcriptional regulator has translation MNKPAPLEDEPDTPAKDRNFVTALARGLELLRAFGTGEEYLGNAELSSRTGIPRPTVSRLTYTLTQLGYLRHNTRLEKYRLGPGILALGYRFLASQGIREIARPFMQQFAEATDCNVSLGAADKNDIMYIESCHGSGPLIVRLDVGSRLPMATTAIGRAWLCGLPEARREAVLEELAKAHGSDWPALEKGIRRSQEDYARYGFCLSEGDWQSQISAVATPLILEDGAEVMAINCGGAAHRLGHSIMVDNLGPRLKEVARRIIGELQHGIGR, from the coding sequence ATGAACAAGCCTGCCCCCCTGGAAGATGAGCCGGACACTCCGGCCAAGGATCGCAACTTCGTCACCGCCCTCGCCCGTGGGCTCGAACTGCTGCGCGCCTTCGGCACCGGCGAGGAGTACCTGGGCAATGCCGAACTCTCCAGCCGCACCGGCATTCCGCGCCCTACGGTGTCACGTCTGACCTACACGCTGACCCAGCTCGGCTACCTGCGCCACAACACCCGGCTGGAGAAGTACCGCCTGGGCCCGGGCATCCTGGCGCTGGGCTATCGCTTCCTGGCCAGCCAGGGCATTCGCGAGATCGCCCGCCCTTTCATGCAGCAATTTGCCGAAGCCACCGACTGCAACGTCAGCCTGGGAGCGGCCGACAAGAACGACATCATGTACATCGAGAGCTGCCATGGCAGCGGCCCGCTGATCGTGCGGCTCGACGTAGGGTCGCGGCTGCCGATGGCGACCACGGCGATCGGACGTGCCTGGCTCTGTGGTCTTCCTGAAGCGCGCCGCGAAGCGGTTCTGGAGGAACTCGCCAAGGCGCATGGGAGCGACTGGCCTGCTCTCGAAAAGGGCATAAGGCGCAGCCAGGAAGATTATGCCCGCTACGGCTTCTGCCTTTCCGAGGGCGACTGGCAATCGCAGATCAGTGCCGTCGCCACGCCACTCATCCTCGAGGATGGCGCCGAGGTCATGGCCATCAACTGCGGTGGTGCCGCCCACCGACTCGGTCATTCGATCATGGTCGACAACCTGGGCCCGAGGCTCAAGGAAGTGGCGAGGCGCATTATTGGCGAACTGCAGCACGGCATCGGCCGCTAG
- a CDS encoding 3-oxoadipyl-CoA thiolase, protein MQDAYIFDGLRTPFGRHGGSLAAVRPDDLLGQVLKALVERNGFAAEAYEEVLAGCTNQAGEDSRNVARHAGLLAGLPVEVAAQTVNRLCGSGLAAVIDAARATRLGEGELFLAGGVESMSRAPYVLGKAESPFARNQPLYDTVIGSRFPNPWIAREYGSHSMPETADNVAHDLDIGRDASDAFAARSQARYSEALARGFYDDELMSVEVPQGRKQSPLLVNRDEHPRPGTDIDKLSRLGPLFEGGVVTAGNASGLNDGAAALIVGSLAAGERAGIAPRARIVASAVAGVPPRVMGLGPVPASHKVLERAGLGLEQMDVIEINEAFAVQVLGCAKQLGLHPDDSRLNANGGAIAIGHPLGASGARLALTALRQLEAKGGRYALVTMCIGVGQGIACILERLDA, encoded by the coding sequence ATGCAAGACGCCTATATCTTCGACGGCCTGCGCACGCCTTTCGGACGCCACGGCGGCAGTCTCGCCGCGGTGCGTCCCGACGATCTGCTCGGCCAGGTGCTCAAGGCATTGGTCGAGCGCAACGGCTTTGCCGCCGAGGCCTATGAAGAGGTATTGGCCGGCTGTACCAATCAGGCCGGCGAGGATTCGCGCAACGTCGCCCGTCATGCCGGGCTGTTGGCGGGGCTGCCCGTCGAAGTCGCGGCGCAAACGGTCAACCGATTGTGCGGCAGCGGACTCGCCGCGGTGATCGATGCCGCCCGTGCCACGCGCCTCGGCGAGGGCGAGCTGTTCCTGGCCGGTGGCGTGGAGTCGATGTCCCGCGCGCCCTATGTGCTGGGCAAGGCCGAGTCGCCTTTCGCCCGTAATCAGCCGCTTTACGACACCGTGATCGGCTCGCGCTTTCCCAACCCCTGGATTGCCCGCGAGTACGGCAGCCACAGCATGCCTGAGACTGCCGATAACGTGGCCCACGACCTCGACATCGGCCGCGACGCCAGCGACGCCTTTGCTGCTCGCTCCCAGGCGCGCTACTCCGAGGCGCTGGCCCGGGGCTTCTACGACGACGAACTAATGTCCGTCGAGGTGCCCCAGGGGCGCAAGCAGTCACCCCTACTGGTGAACCGCGACGAGCATCCGCGCCCGGGCACCGATATCGACAAGCTGTCCCGGCTCGGCCCGCTGTTCGAGGGCGGCGTGGTTACTGCGGGCAACGCCTCCGGGCTCAACGATGGCGCCGCGGCACTGATCGTCGGCAGCCTGGCGGCTGGCGAACGCGCCGGAATCGCCCCCCGAGCACGCATCGTCGCCAGTGCCGTGGCCGGCGTTCCACCCCGCGTGATGGGCCTTGGGCCGGTGCCGGCCAGCCACAAGGTGCTGGAGCGTGCCGGCCTTGGCCTGGAGCAGATGGACGTGATCGAGATCAACGAGGCTTTCGCCGTCCAGGTGCTGGGCTGCGCCAAGCAGCTAGGCCTCCATCCCGACGACAGTCGCCTTAATGCCAACGGCGGCGCCATCGCCATTGGCCACCCGCTCGGTGCTTCCGGCGCGCGACTGGCCCTGACCGCGCTGCGCCAGCTAGAGGCCAAGGGCGGCCGCTATGCGCTGGTCACCATGTGCATCGGCGTCGGCCAGGGCATCGCCTGCATCCTCGAACGCCTGGACGCCTAG
- a CDS encoding 3-hydroxyacyl-CoA dehydrogenase, with protein MSTTPASPNLIPPFRALGIVGTGAMGRGIAQIAAQAGLTVYLHDLREGAVAEAQAFIGGMWSRSVEKQRLSEADAERYRASLKEAVSLADLAGCDIVVEAIVEKLEAKQSLFTELEEILDEQAVLATNTSSLSVTAIASACRRPERVIGFHFFNPVPLMKIVEVIPGLRTDSEVAERVEALGQAMGHFTARTTDTPGFLVNHAGRAFGTEALRILGESVTDHVTIDRILVDQGGFRMGPFALLDLTGLDVSHAVMESIYHQYYEEPRFRPSPLTRQRLTAGLLGRKSGEGFYRYVDGKPQVPEEPPLPTSEPLAVWIGAEDDDARRQLTDLVRSAGWPLESSAAPSAEALFLLAPLGEDATGCALRLGLPAERCVAVDLLAGLGKRRSLMTTPATRNEIRDAAMALLGHDGTPVSVINDSNGFVLQRVVACIVNVGSEIAQQGVAEPQTIDRAVELGLGYPLGPLAMGDHYGSRRILTILDNLLAATGDPRYRASPWLRRRARLGLPLTAA; from the coding sequence ATGTCGACCACCCCCGCTTCTCCCAACCTCATCCCCCCCTTTCGCGCACTGGGCATCGTCGGTACCGGTGCCATGGGTCGTGGAATCGCCCAGATCGCCGCCCAGGCCGGCTTGACCGTCTACCTTCACGACCTGCGCGAGGGGGCCGTAGCCGAAGCCCAGGCATTCATTGGAGGTATGTGGTCACGCAGCGTCGAGAAGCAGCGCTTGAGCGAGGCCGATGCCGAGCGCTATCGGGCCAGCCTCAAGGAAGCCGTCAGCCTTGCCGATCTCGCCGGGTGCGACATCGTCGTCGAGGCCATTGTCGAAAAGCTCGAGGCCAAGCAGTCACTCTTCACCGAACTCGAAGAAATTCTCGACGAGCAGGCGGTGCTGGCCACCAATACCTCGTCGCTGTCGGTCACCGCCATCGCGTCGGCCTGCCGCCGCCCCGAGCGCGTCATTGGCTTTCACTTCTTCAACCCCGTCCCGCTGATGAAGATCGTCGAAGTGATTCCAGGACTGCGAACCGACTCGGAAGTGGCCGAACGGGTGGAGGCGTTGGGTCAGGCGATGGGGCACTTCACCGCCCGCACCACCGACACGCCGGGGTTCCTGGTCAATCACGCCGGCCGCGCCTTCGGCACCGAGGCGCTGCGCATCCTTGGCGAGAGCGTGACCGACCACGTCACCATCGATCGCATCCTGGTCGACCAGGGTGGCTTTCGCATGGGGCCGTTCGCCCTGCTCGACCTTACCGGGCTCGACGTCTCCCATGCGGTGATGGAGTCGATCTATCACCAGTACTACGAGGAGCCGCGCTTTCGCCCCTCGCCGCTGACCCGCCAGCGGCTGACCGCGGGCCTGCTCGGGCGCAAGAGCGGCGAAGGCTTCTACCGCTACGTCGATGGCAAACCCCAGGTGCCCGAGGAACCCCCGCTGCCCACATCCGAACCGCTTGCCGTGTGGATTGGCGCCGAGGACGATGACGCCCGCCGACAGCTCACCGACCTGGTACGCAGTGCAGGCTGGCCGCTGGAGAGCAGCGCGGCGCCCTCGGCCGAGGCCCTCTTCCTGCTCGCCCCGCTGGGCGAGGACGCCACCGGCTGCGCCCTGCGCCTGGGCCTGCCGGCCGAGCGCTGCGTGGCCGTCGACCTGCTGGCCGGCCTCGGCAAGCGTCGCAGCCTGATGACCACCCCGGCGACTCGCAACGAGATACGTGACGCCGCCATGGCCCTGCTCGGCCACGACGGCACACCGGTCAGCGTGATCAACGACAGCAACGGCTTCGTGCTGCAGCGGGTGGTGGCCTGCATCGTCAACGTCGGCAGCGAGATCGCCCAGCAGGGCGTGGCCGAGCCACAAACCATCGATCGCGCCGTGGAGCTGGGTCTGGGCTACCCCCTCGGGCCACTTGCCATGGGTGACCACTACGGCAGCCGTCGGATCCTCACCATCCTCGACAACCTGCTGGCCGCCACCGGCGACCCGCGCTACCGTGCGAGCCCCTGGCTGCGCCGCCGCGCCAGACTCGGCCTGCCGCTGACCGCGGCTTGA
- a CDS encoding acyl-CoA dehydrogenase family protein, with the protein MIRDPELLDQLIDTISRFVRERLIPNEARLAEEDAVPPELLEEMKEIGLFGLSIPEEFGGLGLTMEEEALVAMELGKTSPAFRSVFGTNNGIGAQGILIDGTPEQKAKYVPRLATGELLSAFCLTEPDSGSDAASLRTTAIRDGDHYVLNGTKRFITNGPEADIFTVMARTDPANKGAGGITAFIIEGNTPGLKRGPADNKMGQKGAHTCDIIFENCRVPAENIIGGREGQGFKTAMKVLDRGRLHISAVCVGVAERLVEESLNYAIERKQFGVPLAEHQLVQAMLADSKTEAYAGRTMVLDAARRKDAGENVSTLASCCKLFCAEMVGRVADRAVQVHGGAGYMAEYAVERFYRDVRLFRIYEGTTQIQQVVIARNMVREVS; encoded by the coding sequence ATGATTCGCGATCCCGAACTGCTCGATCAGCTTATCGATACCATTTCCCGCTTCGTGCGCGAGCGCCTGATTCCCAATGAAGCGCGTCTGGCGGAAGAGGACGCCGTACCGCCCGAGCTGCTGGAGGAAATGAAGGAGATAGGACTGTTCGGTTTGTCGATTCCCGAGGAGTTCGGTGGCCTGGGCCTGACCATGGAGGAGGAGGCGTTGGTGGCGATGGAACTCGGCAAGACCTCGCCGGCCTTTCGCTCGGTCTTCGGCACCAACAATGGTATCGGCGCCCAAGGCATCCTGATCGATGGAACCCCGGAACAGAAGGCCAAGTACGTGCCTCGCCTGGCGACAGGTGAGCTGCTCAGCGCCTTCTGCCTCACCGAGCCCGATTCTGGGTCCGATGCCGCCAGCCTGCGGACCACCGCGATACGCGATGGCGACCACTACGTGCTCAACGGCACCAAGCGCTTTATCACCAACGGCCCCGAGGCCGACATCTTCACTGTGATGGCGCGCACCGACCCCGCCAACAAGGGCGCCGGCGGCATCACCGCCTTCATCATCGAGGGCAATACACCTGGCCTGAAGCGAGGTCCTGCGGACAACAAGATGGGGCAGAAGGGCGCTCATACCTGCGACATCATCTTCGAGAATTGCCGGGTGCCGGCCGAGAACATCATCGGCGGCCGCGAGGGGCAGGGCTTCAAGACCGCCATGAAGGTACTCGACCGCGGGCGCCTGCATATCTCGGCGGTATGTGTGGGTGTGGCCGAGCGTCTGGTCGAGGAGTCGCTGAATTATGCCATCGAACGCAAGCAGTTCGGCGTACCGCTGGCCGAGCATCAGCTGGTCCAGGCGATGCTTGCCGACAGCAAGACCGAGGCCTATGCCGGACGCACCATGGTGCTCGACGCCGCGCGGCGCAAGGACGCCGGCGAGAACGTCTCCACGCTGGCGTCGTGCTGCAAGCTGTTCTGCGCCGAGATGGTGGGGCGTGTCGCCGATCGCGCGGTGCAGGTACATGGGGGTGCCGGCTACATGGCCGAGTATGCGGTGGAGCGCTTCTATCGCGATGTACGCCTGTTCCGTATCTACGAAGGTACTACCCAGATTCAGCAGGTGGTGATTGCACGCAACATGGTGCGGGAGGTGAGCTGA
- a CDS encoding class I adenylate-forming enzyme family protein, which produces MALGSEPKALGTELKAPSVTRRAPDEEIFGRLASDLVAELPERLSKRVLENAERLGDELALVDGEVRWCYAELGREIRAAAEWLDTLGIRPGDRIMTVSENCRALVVLLLAASERHVWVAIVNSRLSAQEIDAIRDNCQPRRVFYTSAASPDAEVHGERHGADAYDHPSLGRLRLSPLAEVEPEPVAAGGGDQVAAMIYTSGTTGTPKGVMLTHRGILYIAALSGGMRHLCAGERVYGVLPMSHVFGLSSVCMGSLYNGACLHTVPRFDAAAMLAALEHERITVLQGVPAMFARTLEFLRRAGRCLVAPELRYISAGGSPLDGDLKRRVEALFGLTLHNGYGLTEASPTISQTRIDDRFDSNTVGRILPLLEYRLEPLSEAGEDEPDHAGAGELWVRGPNVMKGYFRQPAATRASLTEEGWLNTGDVARFDEDGQLYIVGRSKELIIRSGFNIYPPDVEAVINEHPDVTLSAVVGRQVAGNEEVVAFIQCEPGATVSEAELRDFIAERLAPYKRPTQLVLMDALPATASGKILKGRLRELANREGTA; this is translated from the coding sequence ATGGCTCTTGGCAGTGAGCCAAAGGCGCTTGGCACTGAGCTGAAGGCTCCGTCAGTGACGCGCCGGGCGCCGGACGAGGAGATCTTCGGCCGCCTGGCAAGCGACTTGGTGGCCGAGCTGCCGGAGCGCTTGAGTAAGCGTGTGCTCGAGAACGCCGAACGCCTCGGCGACGAACTGGCGCTGGTCGACGGCGAGGTGCGCTGGTGTTATGCCGAGCTGGGGCGCGAGATACGTGCCGCCGCCGAGTGGCTCGATACGCTGGGGATACGCCCCGGCGATCGCATCATGACAGTGAGCGAAAACTGCCGGGCGCTGGTCGTGCTGCTGCTGGCGGCGAGCGAACGCCATGTGTGGGTGGCTATCGTGAACTCACGCCTCTCGGCCCAGGAGATCGATGCCATTCGTGACAACTGCCAGCCGCGCCGGGTGTTCTATACCAGCGCGGCATCGCCGGACGCCGAGGTCCACGGCGAGCGGCATGGCGCGGATGCTTACGACCACCCCAGCCTGGGCCGGTTGAGGCTTTCGCCGCTGGCAGAAGTCGAGCCCGAGCCGGTCGCGGCCGGCGGCGGCGATCAGGTTGCGGCGATGATCTACACCTCCGGGACCACCGGGACGCCCAAGGGAGTGATGCTCACCCACCGAGGCATCCTGTACATCGCCGCTCTTTCGGGCGGTATGCGCCACCTCTGCGCAGGCGAGCGGGTCTACGGCGTGCTACCGATGTCCCACGTCTTCGGCCTTTCGTCGGTGTGCATGGGGTCGCTCTACAACGGCGCCTGTCTGCATACCGTGCCGCGCTTCGATGCCGCCGCCATGCTCGCAGCGCTGGAGCATGAGCGCATCACCGTATTGCAGGGTGTGCCGGCCATGTTCGCTCGTACGCTGGAGTTTCTGCGCCGTGCAGGACGCTGCCTCGTTGCGCCCGAACTACGCTATATCTCCGCCGGCGGCTCGCCGCTCGACGGCGACCTCAAACGTCGTGTCGAGGCGCTGTTCGGCCTCACCCTGCACAATGGCTACGGTCTCACCGAGGCGAGCCCGACCATCAGCCAGACCCGCATCGACGATCGTTTCGACAGCAATACCGTGGGACGCATACTGCCGCTGTTGGAGTATCGCCTCGAACCGCTGAGCGAGGCCGGCGAGGACGAACCGGACCATGCAGGTGCCGGCGAGCTGTGGGTGCGGGGCCCCAACGTCATGAAGGGTTACTTCCGCCAGCCGGCCGCCACCCGCGCCAGCCTCACCGAGGAGGGCTGGCTCAATACCGGTGACGTCGCCCGCTTCGACGAGGACGGGCAACTCTATATCGTCGGTCGCAGCAAGGAGCTGATCATTCGCTCCGGCTTCAACATCTATCCGCCGGACGTGGAGGCGGTAATCAACGAGCATCCGGACGTCACCCTCTCGGCAGTCGTGGGGCGACAGGTGGCCGGCAACGAGGAGGTCGTTGCCTTCATCCAGTGTGAACCCGGTGCCACTGTCAGCGAGGCGGAGCTGCGCGATTTCATCGCCGAACGCCTGGCTCCGTACAAGCGACCGACGCAACTGGTATTGATGGATGCGCTGCCGGCCACCGCCAGCGGCAAGATCCTCAAGGGACGCCTGCGTGAGCTGGCCAACCGCGAGGGGACGGCATGA
- a CDS encoding PaaI family thioesterase, with translation MSESNQSPLMGYHELLGMRVVEWSEGVAVVELVADERHLNRSGIVHGGVLTSMLDSALSLAGLYCELPGRVRRGMTLSLTTTFVGPAGPGLLRATGRVRGGGRKVYMASGEVVDASGELLAMAEGAFRRRGGSESPEGIAE, from the coding sequence ATGAGTGAATCCAACCAATCACCCCTGATGGGCTACCACGAACTGCTCGGTATGCGGGTGGTGGAGTGGTCGGAAGGGGTTGCTGTGGTCGAGCTGGTGGCCGATGAGCGTCACCTCAACCGCAGCGGCATCGTGCACGGCGGGGTGCTCACTTCGATGCTCGACAGCGCTCTGAGTCTCGCCGGACTCTACTGCGAGCTTCCCGGGCGGGTGCGCCGCGGCATGACCCTGTCGCTCACGACCACCTTCGTCGGGCCTGCCGGTCCAGGCCTGCTGCGTGCCACCGGCAGGGTGCGCGGCGGCGGGCGCAAGGTCTACATGGCCAGCGGCGAGGTCGTAGATGCCAGTGGCGAGCTGCTGGCCATGGCCGAAGGCGCGTTTCGTCGGCGCGGTGGTAGCGAATCGCCGGAGGGCATCGCCGAGTGA
- a CDS encoding enoyl-CoA hydratase/isomerase family protein, translating to MTSPVAYQRHDDIGVIAIDNPPVNALGQAVRQGLVEAVTRGNEDPQARVLVLVAHGRTFIAGADIREFGKPPQAPILPEVIAFLETSAKPIVAALHGTALGGGLEVALGCQLRVALPGTKVGLPEVKLGLLPGAGGTQRLPRLAGIEAALDLITSGRFADADEALALGIVDAVLDVDDPLEAGLAAARDVLDGRRTPRVTGELPPPAAAPEAIARYRAKLEAEVPQLFSPFRCIEAIAASSEGSLAEGLRRERELFLECMESPQRAGLIHAFFAARAPHKVPDAGEALTLTRLALLGEHPLFAHLQSKAERANIEFTARSDDNTQACLVAAGVDATCPTHCLRIALLSVETAVDLESIDADLALVVSAEGGMAELVALRADANQQQAAANALKSLRQAVVVSREGSLLAALHKAARDDDANPHAAMEAASLMLAERGWAYRASDIDLLAIEALGYPRHLGGPHRQATLAMDGKHR from the coding sequence ATGACGTCCCCCGTCGCCTACCAGCGCCACGACGATATCGGTGTCATTGCCATCGACAACCCACCGGTCAATGCCCTGGGCCAGGCCGTGCGCCAAGGTCTGGTGGAGGCCGTTACCCGAGGAAACGAAGATCCCCAGGCGCGCGTCCTGGTGCTGGTGGCACATGGCAGAACCTTCATTGCCGGGGCCGATATTCGCGAGTTCGGCAAGCCGCCCCAGGCGCCGATTCTGCCCGAGGTGATCGCCTTTCTCGAAACCAGCGCCAAGCCCATCGTCGCTGCCCTGCACGGCACGGCGCTCGGGGGCGGGCTCGAGGTCGCGTTGGGCTGCCAGCTGCGCGTGGCATTGCCCGGCACCAAGGTCGGCCTGCCCGAGGTCAAGCTGGGGCTGCTGCCAGGTGCCGGCGGCACCCAACGCCTGCCGCGTCTCGCCGGCATCGAGGCGGCGCTGGACTTGATCACCAGCGGGCGTTTCGCCGATGCCGACGAAGCCTTGGCGCTGGGTATCGTCGATGCCGTGCTCGATGTCGACGACCCGCTCGAGGCCGGGCTGGCAGCGGCACGCGACGTGCTCGACGGCAGGCGGACGCCGCGCGTCACCGGTGAACTCCCGCCCCCCGCGGCCGCCCCCGAGGCCATCGCGCGCTACCGCGCCAAGCTGGAAGCCGAAGTACCCCAACTCTTCTCGCCCTTCCGTTGCATCGAGGCGATCGCAGCCAGCAGCGAAGGAAGTCTCGCCGAGGGCCTGCGCCGCGAACGCGAGCTGTTCCTCGAGTGCATGGAGTCGCCCCAGCGCGCCGGGCTGATCCACGCCTTCTTCGCCGCCCGTGCTCCGCACAAGGTGCCCGATGCCGGAGAGGCTCTCACCCTCACACGACTCGCCCTGCTCGGCGAGCATCCGCTGTTCGCACATCTACAGAGCAAAGCCGAGCGGGCCAACATTGAATTCACCGCTCGTTCGGACGACAACACCCAGGCCTGCCTGGTCGCCGCCGGAGTCGACGCGACCTGTCCGACCCACTGCCTGCGCATCGCCCTGCTTTCCGTGGAAACGGCGGTCGATCTCGAAAGCATCGACGCCGATCTGGCATTGGTCGTATCGGCCGAGGGCGGCATGGCGGAGCTGGTCGCTCTACGCGCCGACGCCAACCAGCAGCAGGCCGCGGCCAACGCGTTGAAGTCGCTGCGTCAGGCAGTCGTGGTGAGTCGCGAGGGCAGCCTGTTAGCGGCGCTGCACAAGGCGGCCCGTGACGACGATGCCAACCCACACGCCGCCATGGAGGCGGCCAGCCTGATGCTGGCCGAGCGCGGCTGGGCCTATCGCGCCAGCGACATCGACCTGCTCGCCATCGAGGCGTTGGGCTACCCGCGTCACCTGGGCGGTCCGCATCGCCAAGCCACCTTGGCCATGGATGGCAAGCACCGCTGA